From one Methanobacterium alcaliphilum genomic stretch:
- the comE gene encoding sulfopyruvate decarboxylase subunit beta, translating to MERIEVLQKITEQLSSELVVCNIGFPSRELCHVKDSPTHFYMLGSMGMASSIGLGLALSRENQKVVVFDGDGSLLMNLGSLATIVNQKPKNYILVVIDNECYGSTGNQCTYTRTVDLMKVAQAVGFENCFKFLDLEIDFKPVLKSKGPVFVHVKVTAGNANVPVIDMSAEEIKSRFMNEVQK from the coding sequence ATGGAAAGAATTGAAGTACTACAAAAAATTACAGAACAGCTATCCTCAGAGTTAGTTGTTTGCAATATTGGATTTCCTTCCAGAGAACTTTGCCATGTTAAAGATTCCCCTACTCACTTTTATATGTTAGGATCAATGGGAATGGCATCTTCTATTGGTTTAGGGCTTGCTTTATCTCGTGAAAATCAAAAAGTAGTTGTATTTGATGGAGATGGATCCCTTTTAATGAACTTGGGTAGTTTAGCAACTATAGTTAATCAGAAGCCCAAAAATTACATTCTGGTGGTGATTGACAACGAGTGTTATGGATCAACTGGAAATCAGTGCACTTATACCCGTACTGTTGATTTGATGAAAGTTGCTCAAGCAGTAGGTTTTGAGAATTGTTTTAAATTTTTAGACCTTGAAATTGATTTTAAACCTGTTTTAAAATCGAAAGGACCCGTATTTGTTCATGTAAAAGTTACAGCAGGAAATGCAAATGTTCCAGTTATTGATATGAGTGCAGAAGAAATCAAATCTCGTTTCATGAATGAAGTCCAAAAGTGA
- the comD gene encoding sulfopyruvate decarboxylase subunit alpha produces the protein MDSTQAVYQALKIIGIDFIVSVPCVNLDKLLKMIDCDSEIKHIPVTREEEGFGIAAGAYMSGKKPAILMQNSGLGNSVNVLASLYNLYKFPILMIISHRGTEGEFMSAQVPMGKSTPHVLDALEIAYLNPKTPEDALKIIPQGWILAEAAELPLGILLEINFW, from the coding sequence TTGGATAGTACTCAAGCAGTTTATCAGGCACTCAAAATTATTGGAATTGATTTTATTGTGAGCGTGCCCTGTGTTAATTTAGACAAGTTACTTAAAATGATTGATTGCGATAGTGAAATAAAACACATCCCTGTAACACGTGAAGAAGAAGGATTTGGAATTGCCGCCGGAGCATATATGAGTGGTAAAAAACCAGCCATATTGATGCAGAATTCAGGGCTTGGAAATTCTGTAAATGTGTTGGCATCCCTTTACAACTTATATAAATTTCCTATTCTAATGATAATAAGTCACCGTGGAACTGAAGGAGAATTCATGAGCGCACAAGTCCCAATGGGTAAATCAACCCCACACGTACTTGATGCACTGGAAATTGCTTATTTAAATCCTAAAACTCCTGAAGATGCCCTTAAAATTATACCTCAAGGATGGATTCTTGCAGAAGCTGCAGAATTACCCCTGGGAATATTATTAGAAATAAATTTTTGGTAG
- the comC gene encoding L-sulfolactate dehydrogenase: MKITAEQEKAIITKILTELDVDPEHAEIVAEVTLDADLKGFSSHGIGRFPQYIRGIKAGTINPRGDIEIENETVSTAIINGNHLFGHFVAYKGMDMAMEKARETGIGMVGIHDSNHFGVAGYYSDMAIMEDMIGIVTANTEPAVAPIGGKEPILGTNPIAIGIPSNKHYVSVDMATSASARGKLLEAVRRGEKIPENVALDADGRPTIDPHEALKGSILPFGAHKGYALAFMIEIMAGPLVKAAFGKGVTGTANSEVMCTKGDLMIAIDPSKIGDLDFFKNQVDEFIGEVKSSENVFIPGDMEVLNVKNHWDQGIEIDDELYHQFKDIAGDLNLDISDIFSD; encoded by the coding sequence ATGAAAATAACCGCAGAACAAGAAAAAGCAATCATTACAAAAATATTAACTGAACTGGATGTTGACCCAGAACACGCTGAAATTGTGGCTGAAGTGACTTTAGATGCGGATCTCAAAGGTTTCAGTTCTCATGGAATAGGCAGATTCCCCCAATACATCAGAGGTATTAAAGCCGGGACTATAAATCCACGGGGAGATATAGAGATAGAAAATGAAACTGTTTCCACGGCAATTATTAATGGTAATCATCTTTTTGGTCATTTTGTTGCATACAAGGGTATGGATATGGCCATGGAAAAAGCCCGCGAAACAGGAATAGGTATGGTGGGTATTCATGACTCCAATCATTTTGGAGTAGCCGGATACTACTCGGATATGGCCATTATGGAAGATATGATTGGGATAGTAACTGCTAATACTGAGCCTGCTGTTGCACCTATCGGAGGAAAAGAACCCATATTAGGTACGAATCCTATAGCCATAGGTATTCCATCAAATAAACATTATGTTTCAGTTGATATGGCAACTTCTGCTTCTGCAAGAGGAAAATTATTAGAAGCTGTTCGTCGTGGGGAGAAAATACCAGAAAACGTTGCCCTTGATGCAGATGGAAGGCCAACTATTGATCCACACGAAGCATTGAAAGGATCAATATTACCATTTGGAGCACATAAAGGTTATGCTCTCGCATTTATGATCGAAATAATGGCAGGCCCACTAGTTAAAGCTGCTTTTGGAAAAGGAGTGACTGGAACGGCTAATTCTGAAGTAATGTGTACTAAAGGAGACCTAATGATCGCCATAGATCCTTCTAAAATAGGTGATCTTGATTTTTTCAAAAATCAAGTCGATGAATTCATAGGCGAAGTGAAATCTAGTGAAAATGTATTTATACCCGGCGATATGGAAGTGTTGAATGTTAAAAATCACTGGGATCAGGGAATAGAAATTGATGATGAGTTATATCACCAATTTAAAGATATAGCCGGAGATTTAAATTTAGATATTTCTGATATTTTTTCAGATTAA
- the purM gene encoding phosphoribosylformylglycinamidine cyclo-ligase, which translates to MVTYSDSGVDIDLEEKTVSQLTSKLKETLKWQDIITESGHFAALVRLGNKAIAMSTDGVGSKILVAKLMGKYDTVGIDCIAMVVNDILCVGAEPVALVDYLAVEKPDPLIATQIGEGLVEGANLSKIAIIGGETASLPGIVNDFDLAGTGMGLVDADKIITGEKIEPGDLLIGIESSGIHSNGLSLARKVLFEKAGLNVDDPLPGFEDKKVGSELLTPTAIYVEPVVELFNSSIELHGMAHITGGGFTNLKRLKEGVGYEINYLPDPQPIFKSIYSFDVPLEEMYRVFNMGIGFVIVLNEKYVDQAIEIIQNHMPAHIIGKVTENKDGKVKINTFEGTELEM; encoded by the coding sequence ATGGTAACCTATTCTGATTCAGGCGTAGATATTGACTTGGAAGAAAAAACAGTTTCCCAATTAACCTCAAAATTAAAAGAAACTCTAAAATGGCAGGACATAATTACAGAAAGTGGGCACTTTGCCGCTCTGGTGCGTCTAGGCAATAAAGCCATTGCTATGAGTACCGATGGAGTTGGCAGCAAGATTCTTGTTGCTAAGCTTATGGGAAAATACGATACCGTGGGTATAGATTGTATAGCCATGGTTGTGAACGACATACTCTGTGTGGGAGCTGAACCAGTAGCATTAGTAGATTACCTTGCTGTTGAAAAACCAGACCCTCTAATTGCAACCCAAATTGGAGAAGGTTTAGTTGAAGGAGCAAATTTATCAAAAATCGCGATTATTGGGGGAGAAACTGCTTCTTTGCCTGGAATCGTAAATGATTTTGATTTGGCCGGCACTGGAATGGGTCTGGTAGATGCAGATAAAATAATAACTGGGGAAAAAATAGAACCTGGCGATTTATTAATTGGAATTGAAAGTAGTGGGATCCACAGTAATGGTTTAAGTCTTGCCAGAAAGGTTTTATTTGAAAAAGCCGGGCTTAATGTAGATGATCCTCTTCCAGGTTTTGAAGATAAAAAAGTAGGGAGTGAACTTTTAACACCAACTGCCATCTATGTAGAACCAGTTGTAGAACTATTTAATAGTTCCATTGAACTCCATGGAATGGCCCATATAACAGGTGGGGGATTTACTAATCTCAAACGGCTGAAGGAAGGAGTGGGATATGAAATTAATTATTTACCCGACCCTCAACCCATATTTAAATCGATTTATTCATTCGATGTTCCTTTAGAAGAAATGTACCGTGTTTTCAATATGGGAATTGGATTTGTAATAGTTTTGAATGAAAAATATGTTGATCAAGCCATAGAAATAATTCAAAACCATATGCCAGCCCATATAATTGGTAAAGTAACTGAAAATAAAGATGGAAAAGTTAAAATAAATACTTTTGAAGGAACTGAGTTAGAGATGTAA